CCTGTTCCCGCCTCACCGAGGAATTTCGGCCGACAACTCTGGACCCCACCCCCCATCTTGCCGCAAGTCCCGGGGTGCGCTATATGTTGGAAACGGCGAGGAAGGATACCGACTCCCGCCGACACCACGAGGCCCGCGAGGAGACGATCTCCCGCGGGCTTCGTGCGTTCAGGGCCCCACCCGGGCTTGCCTCTTGCACACCGCCCGCCGCTCGACCGCAGCACGTTGTCCCGAAGCAGGAGGTCCGGACGTGGCGAAGATGGGGGAGCCGCGCAGCGCCGAAACCGGCGCCGCGCGTACGAACGTTGGAAAGAACGAGCGCATCCTCTCGGTGCTGGGAGGCGGCGCGCTCGCCGTCCTCGGCCTGCGCAGAAGGGGCGTGCAGGGCACCATCCTCGGCCTTGCTGGCGCGACGTTGGTGCACCGCGGCGTGACCGGCTACTGCCAGGTGTACGGCGCCCTGGGTATCGACCGCTCCCACGACGCCGCGCGTCCAAGCAAGCCCGACCCCGACGCCGGGTTCCGCGGCTCGGCGCGCACGGCCATCCAGCGGCCCGCGCGCGAGCTGTACGACTTCTGGCGCGACTTCACGACGGCACCACGCTTCCGCGACGCCATCACGCGCGTGGAGATCCTGGACGAGAGCACCTCGCGCTGGACCGCCGCGGGGCCGATGGGCCGCTCCTTCCAGTGGACCTCGCGCCTGACGGAAGACCGCCCCGGCGAGTACATCGCGTGGGAGTCGATCGAACCCTCCGACATCCCCAACCGCGGCTCCGTGCGCTTCACCCCGTTCGGCGACGGCACGCAGGCGGAGGTGCACTACACCGTGGAGAT
This genomic window from Longimicrobium sp. contains:
- a CDS encoding SRPBCC family protein, with translation MGEPRSAETGAARTNVGKNERILSVLGGGALAVLGLRRRGVQGTILGLAGATLVHRGVTGYCQVYGALGIDRSHDAARPSKPDPDAGFRGSARTAIQRPARELYDFWRDFTTAPRFRDAITRVEILDESTSRWTAAGPMGRSFQWTSRLTEDRPGEYIAWESIEPSDIPNRGSVRFTPFGDGTQAEVHYTVEIDAPGGVVGQAILGLFHSRPQAMLEDDLRRFRELMEAGGPARRELQ